The DNA segment ttctgaggactgaggatacatcgaatttattttaaaattatcttttcacgtattaTGTTACTACAATTTGactgatcagctattagaccttgaaattttcagtttgtctaaatttaagttctaaagtgctttttgtcttaaaaaatatgagttcgtaatgaaatcttgtgttaacaccactaacagtttttattaatatgtggcaaatattgtacacaaaagcaaagaaaaaagatcacggagtttgtgataacaaaccaagcatactttgggataaaaattgtacaaaataataaatattgggtgttcaatatcgtcgtaaaccttgtgtacctagactctttgcaatactgaagtcaagcaggacgtaaagggcttctatttggagggccaaagatatgtattgagctttctaatcactaaaatgatcaaaaccaaaatgatgatgagtacggaaaaattaaaagcagctatcttcgatggactgcaaatccgtgctcttataaaagactgtatttgtaaaccatataacacaaattgaatctgaagcatggctaaggtgctttagtagtaaaatattttttggggaatgttagaacaccagaatggatattcttgtgttcaaaattggttgctaaaatccttcaaaaattacacacgccaatttgagtattaaattgtatttttacaatagccatttgaactgattcccacataatgtgggtgattatagtaagggacaaggagaacggttccttccaccaggacagcaggatagtggaaaaaagataccaagatactggctgttggactttaataagtgattatcctgaacaaatccataacagaaaaccttacagaaaaagtttttgtaggttttttcttgatttgatgaaaagcatattttttatagggtaagagtccctatctatctaagtaaaaatattttgaatgcataaattagtattttcatgtcgttattctcagagaaatagctaatagtctttattttaatctaattcgacatatctaataattttctagtattcagcaccctactcttatactgaattggctataagctactataccgcacaataactgtcctcaatgttattgggcgtaaatcaatataaaaatcgaataatacacttatttttaaatattagagagcaatattagggaatatgccatataaaacaattcagcctaaggattagatgggcacaagtacaattaatacccaaaatcacaacaacagaaatagtaaaataaaggcctaactttgaaatatttttttaaacaatttttttaaatactcataatcaatattttcaaaaatgtcttatctcaaattatataacagataccagtgatgaagtatgcttaatttgaaagttgtagctgataaaataaagattttagagccaattatgtaaaaaaccgcgatccgccgattggttttttggcttttcccaaaaaactgaattttggagttgtgcccattcattattaagggtgcgatatgtatttcagatcgtcggtctacctagtgagagcctggatgcgggaagcgcaggaccgttcattgtggaaaaccatgttggaggcctttgtccagcagtgaacgtcatttggctgaaactaatgAAATACAGTACACAgcaatttaagtttttatttgctGCTTTGTTTTTCAGATTCGGAATAGCTCACACCGCATCAGTGACTCTCATGTCAGAGTTCTGTCACCAAGGCATTCGGGACCAGATCATGCTGTGTCAGTTCTCTTTCGTCTCGCTCGCACAGGTGTCAATCGCCCTTATGTCGTGGGGGGTGCTTACGCAGGAGTGGCGGTATACGATATTCAATGGATACTTAGGTAGTTTTCTATCTATTCAAAATTATCAAGCTGAAGAGTCtctttgtttggttgaacgtgcaaatctcagaaactattggtttgattaaaaaaaatgtattggaTATCTCATTTATCAAGGATAGCTATAGGCTATGTACCACTATGCTACGACCAATAGGAGTGGAGTATCAACGAAAATTGATCCAAtaacgggaaaaaatattcaaacgtttttcactcgtacgaagtcgcagtCATAGCTTGTACCTTATTGATCTCAAATGGGATTATGGGACTGTTTGTAAATGAGGGGTCAAGTTAGATCTCAGGGTGTACACTGTACGTCTTTTAATCAATTGAAAAACATTATTCCTCTGGAATTATTGAATAACATCCATGTCTACCTCAGTTTGTTAATATCATAAAACAGTAAAAactaataacaatttaattacttttttctgAAAACTTAAAACTCAACTCATTTGTTTTCGGTTTATCGTTAATTTAACCTCTTACCTACGGGAGGCACCTAATAGTTGCCAAGTCAAAAGTCACTTCTCAATACGGGTGGCATCTATTGTTATTTTGGAAAAGCTAATACTAAATCACGGTTTacgacaaaaaaacaataaaattgcaaattaagtgtaaaatgcgcttctaattatgaaactacattAGTTGCAGAATAAAATGTTCCAAATAACAATACCGTAAGTttcataactttttaaaatatcttgatgtaaagtggagcaaacaattttatagTTTAAAATACCCCGTATTGAGAGGCGACTTTGGTTTCACACAATCAGCTTCATAGCAAGAATTTCAACAATGTTTATAATGTTGTTTGTTATTTCAGCGTTCAATACCTGGAACTTTTACCTAATAATAATGGCGCAATGGAGCTTCCTCGCCTGGCTTCTTCAGCTATTTATACCGGAAAGCCCGAAGTATTTACTCACACAACACAAATACGAAGAGGCTCGTGAAATTTTGATAACCATTTACAAAGAAAACACTGGGAAATCGGCGGAAACGTTTCAGGTACATttgtttatatttaaaattcatgaaaGCTGAATAAAAAGGTTTTAAGGATGCGTAAATGGCGAAGGTGACTATGGACCggaagacttacgcccgtattaacaaacgttactatgaggcccacagtgcgcgtggccgcacagagtgacacacgaacaaatcacagagctctaatcaacgctgtgcgttcgatttgctgcttcacttaagcaaggtGGATCGACAATttggtaaaggtagcaggaagtacctggatgcgggcagcgcagttaagaaaatccttggggaagacTTTTGTTCAGCTGTGATCGTCATTTGAAAGAACGAACGGACTGTGCTTGTAGTTACTCACAGCAATAACAATCTTTAGTAGCAATAAAGAACAGTTTAAAATTATGAATGCATACTTCACAGTAATGGTTCTATGAAAAAGTATTACGTTTAACGAAACGGATGttattaaaatgcatttaaaaGGAAACACTTACTTCTTTTGCTTTAACCTTcggaaggcaacaggggtgaccagtcaccccacTAGTTCAAAAATGTCTTCATACGTTTAGTTGCAGTTGTTGTGTCTTTCTGTCGTTTGGTCTATTCTCTAATTCGAGGGAGAGCTATCAGTCGCATGCGTCAACATATCGCGTTAGGTtcatgtttttgatattttgactCTGTTGGGGTGACtcatcacccctgttgccttttacgtatactttattttttcgtgttgctaaagtaaattgttggttttggagtaaaaatgGCTTTGTTTTCGGATGATCAAATCGAAAAATACTTTCATGGACTTGCTGATGTCAATTCCTATGATAAATGCTGCTCAGATGATAATAAgatttctaaaattgaagaCAATAATCTCAGTTCAGTCAGAGGAGGAATACTTTATTTCCAATAGCGAAAATTGTTGCGACGATGACGTTCTACTAGCACAATTCAAACAAAATGTGCTACTATGTAAGAACAGACATGTTtagcacagtagataaatcaaacagtacggaagcttcatgcaaacgctcgaaatcagactcacgcacacagacgcacgctttacacgagctctaagcgaacctcgcagtccatccgtcgcgagtgtcgcgcgcgttgtgtttttaataataattttattgcatgcactgtccgctgtatttttaaaaaacatgccacgagtgtattgcgtagtatatggctgcttgaactcggcatcttcaaaaccagaactttcattttttaaacttcgtaataattctgaattgtaaaaatgattaaatattactttttaaataaagtgcttacatctgattttgtaatagttctttttaaattacgtaataacgctttttaacaatttatgtgttctatttgataaagtaatttgctccgcgcgcttttgtgatgaaagaaaaaaagaaaaagaaaaagatttaagaactgtatttaaaatgaggcaatagctatgagagaatagaatatcttctaccggcctctaatagtaggtacttaatcaatttattcgattatgtattcgatcattatagaacctaatgaacgttttattttttttgttaactacttagtcaattaatttattccattaggtatttgataattataaaacctaaataaacgttttaataaataagtaagtcagaaccttattaattttataaagattattattatataagagtgccaaccctaacactcagttgaagtgtaggtatttaactcgccgaaagggctaagtttccgtactgctttagctcatatatctactgtgtGTTTAGTCTTCTTGGTTTCATCACCTTGGAGTCAAACACCTCGACGAAATATAGTAACTCTTACGAGAGATGCGAGAATTATAGAGCAATTACACATGGCATTCTAAATATGAACTAGGGACCTCCTGAGGGTGCACCTTCAGCAAAGTTATAGAAGCAGGCAAGGTGAGTGCTGTGTCAAAGAAAACTGAACAAAAAAGTTATGACATCTCGTATAAAATGTCAACTACCCTCATGCCCTGAAAATCGAAAAGATATTTGCTTAAACTGTgctttatgttaaaaattaatttattaaaaatatataaactgttaaatgaaagcatttttagttttataatgaaacaaagtaatagatctaatcattaataagtttgatttttcattacaaagctattttatttcaaattatatttgtggggtgactggtcacccctgttgcctatTACGTATACAAAAAAAGTGTTGCCTGCCGAAGGTTAATGAAATATTATGACATGCTAAGGTGTTAGCCTAGGCacagaccatcgacttttagttggccgatagttgggcccgattctaatttgtatgaagaatcggccgattcaatgtgcgcactttcatacacatctccgtaCTGATTAACAGTGCGACTctactatcggccaactaaaagtcggtggccTGCGCCTAGGCTTGGTATAATTTTGTCATATTATGAGTTTTCAACGCCATGAATTTCTAATTTCAGTACGTCAATTTATGGAAAAACATGAAAAGAACAGAAGACGAGCCAAAACAACCAGTCTCAGGATTTAGTCACCACCTGGTGATGGGACTTCGAAATGTCAAGCTGAAATTTACGAAGCCCTTGGCCCTAAGGCTGACCCAGCTGTGTATGGCAAATGTGATGATTTTATCATTGtaagttattattttacaaagaaAAACCGTCAAACTCCGTAATTAcgattaaccctccgtgtacgaggtgactaaaagttacgtcccgtaccaggtggggtatgacaaaccccaatatacaaagtgataaaattttcattcaaaatttttttaggtggaatttaatatttaatattgattatttacgtatgctaattaggtttaagaaaagctctgagctgaaaatatttattatagcatttttatcataaaaaaataaaaagacgcaatttccgttgttcttgtaatttaggaatcagtttcgtatgtataattttaaattagtgcctttaattatgacaacggtttttatttaacaaagtacaagatatttacttataatttaaaagtaaattagaaactggaagggtataaatttgttttgatcatcggttttcaatttaccacaattctgatgaaagaaaatgagtatactcaatgcataaaatgggagcgtaacaattttatttatttataaaatatgttattccatttcagtagcccataaattgtatcaccaagtataaattgtagcccataagagtatgttcacatacatcttcggttctcagtactaaacttccagattcgcactaaaagtcatctcatttgactaaaagtgcttgaaaatttcagataccgtgaaaatcacgaaaaatattatttgtattgaattttattcaattaacaaagctaaaaatacataaattacaccaaaactgttagattatttttaaaactttttaacaacgtcccgtaccaggtggggtgtgtgacacccacacgcactttaaaggcctgtaactcagttggtaatcaccgctggactgattttgcaacgctgatagAAGCAGCAAcgccataattccagctactgagaatttcaaattcagcacttgcaaatttttaaaattatggcgatttttaaaggactggggtgtgtcacaccccacctcgtacagcgagggttaagccacttttcgccaccgatctacccgacagcacttcaaccttcatcacttagatggttggcagtccacaacgtttctctagaaacttcctgccccgtacaaccaaactgtggaatggactgtcgtctgcagtgtttccggacggatacgacctgcaagctttcaagaggagagcgtatcttcaccttaaaggccggcaacgcacctgtaacgcccctgggtctgcgggtgtttatgggcgacggtaatcacttaccatcaggtgatccgtctgctcgtttgcctcctgtcacataaaaaaaatagccTATGCCAActacttttagttggccgatagttgggcccgaattttaatttgtaagaaTCGGCCTATActgaatcggtgtaatgtgcgcactttcatacatactgattaacagcccaacCCAACTataggccaactaaaagtcggtggtctgcgcctaggcttaagctaatttttttttcatgcagaacaaagcaggtacttatttgaccgcaatcacacctgatgttaatgTGTACTTATACTAACTTTTTATCATGTTTTGCTCGCCCGAATTATCGAGTAGGTATATCTTGTACAAAAATCAGAATTTAAATTATACTAGGTATGTCTTTCCCGAGTCTGAAACTACCAAATTTTATCTAGTGTCGTGAAAAAGCAAAACTCAGAAAGTGTTACAGTCGCACTTATAAATTACCTTTTCTCTCCCAATTCCAATAAAACTTCTATGTAGATATTGGGTTATTATAATACCTAATCGTATATTCTCACAAACGGACTGTCAGCTGTTCCAACAAATTGATTAAACTCTGCCGAGGCTTATTTCCCTCAGGAACTTGCTCAAGAACTTCCCAGTTGAGAAATACAGGGCTGTCTTGACAGGAACGTTCTGACGTTAATTCACGGGAAATTTTACATGATGGGTCTAAATAGCCCGATTTATTTGACAGCGGGGTAAATTAGACAGGTTGAGTTAAACTAGGCTAATGTACTAGTTTTTAGGAATTAGACGTTTTGGACACGTACCGGACAACGCCAGAGAAAGCGGGTTCCATACAAACAATACAAGTTTTAGAGTTCCGTACGATAGAGGTCTTACGATAGAGGACTGGGGTCAATCCCTGGACAGTAAAAAAGTACAGGTACTTATAAACGTAACTGTTTAGAACTAATTCattcttttacaaaaaaatgtgttacaaagggttatgcccacttagtatgggacctttggcctgaggtggacagacattacagcatgtaatttgttatttattaaatagtctataccagtaagaaacagaatataaatatcattttgtatccaagtccttaaaaaaattttttttttattaagactagaaaggttagaagcaaaataaaacaccattttttttattattattattttaatctgactcatgggtcaataaaatattgtctaggaactaggcaggtggaaatacatgttcctgataccttgcccagctcaaaaaccacaaaattgtcataacatgagcacagcaacctactgttattcggccaatatcagggcaaatgaatcctcgtcccatcatgtgtttgttggggctccacagcatgtgtagcagctcgatcagctcactgccacttaaggatgacatatttggtcagatccccgcagctgaaacaaagaaattaattatggtatcattcaaaattcattctttaagatattgagatgtgatgtcaatttttatctatcagtaagaagtatttgtatagaaaaaaatatacactttgttcaaatatatcaagccaatgtctttaataaaatataatgaaaataattataaaaaaacttacttgacgaggtgaaatctgttccattattacattattttcgaaTATGTGATTCTCTTTCCGTGTTAATATGCAGTCTATGGAACGTATTTGTAACAAAGACAATCCACGTTAACAGTGACCAGTGCTAGAGGTTGcttcttcatttgaaatattatttttccttgattggtgcagagccacaccgtggccacggtccaacatgagtgacaacatacactactgttatcaatctaaaaaaaagttttattaggattatggtaatctacggtaaaggtagttgatcaaatacattgtaaaaggTATTCAACAAGTCCACACGCTCATTCAATAACTTACCAGCTGAGGAGTCATCCACTGACATTATAACCAACTGAACTTAATAAGCTCTAGGCTATGTCgcctcctctgcatcatgtaagCTATACAATTGATACATATCATAGGTTCCTCATGAGGTTGAGGAATTGCTAGTTGCATTATCCAAAATCGGGCTGGGGTTAACATTGGGGCTCGGTTCGGAGTCCATACGTAAGCCGTGGTCGGCGTTTAGGCAAGGTTCGATGTCCGAAAGTGAGCCATTGGTCATTGGTTGAGATTCGTAGTTCGAGAGTATGCCAGGGTCATCGGGAAGGGAAGCATCGAGGACAAtggtcaaaaaaataaagatgtcaaaagggaaacttatacaacactcttctgcttttattttggcaaaaacttggttttgagaactaaacaacactcacgatgaaaaatacaaaacaaagcgaatgacagataacagctgtgacaatattttcagtgttgccatgctaataatgtggtgatgaataaaaataatcgatATAAAAATCGATTGTATTTTTGATGACTCGAAATAAGGTGTATAATGAGGTGTGTGTGAAATAAGAtttcatttagttatttaaatatttttggtagtgttattagaatattaaaaaggttttataaatgtcattttaatgaatacgtatttaaaaaaataataattgtcataGTCGAACAACAATCGATATGAATCGATTCTTACCGATAGGATTCattttggcaacactgaaaTGAGTGATAAAGACAGGAAGTTGTAATTATCAcataaagtactatttaaattggatttttataaaggcaaattgatacaaagttacactaagtgaatactttaaaaattaattaaaaatttttggcaaattcatattttcattagcagcttgtccacgccaggccagaaatgaacattgtcctttgcttTGTAAGGGACAGGGCAATTTAATGCATTTTCTGCTTTCAAAATGTTGGCATCGACTAAAACAACAAAGGATATCTATTTGGGTTATTTTATCCTATTTCAGATACAATGTCCTCCGACTCTGGTTTCCCCAAATCTCGACAATCGTTGAACACTACTCCGACAAAGGGGCAGACCTGTGCGTCATGCTTGACTCGTATACTGAGGACCTGAAGACCAGGGCTACCAACACAACTGGGTCTGACGTGTGCATACCGGTTAGTAAGATTATACCTAATGGCCTATAAGTATtactttttttatgtgacaggaggcaaacgagcagacggatcacctgatggtaagtgattaccgtcgcccatagacacccgcagtcccaggggcgttacaggtgcgttggtatacgctctcttcttgaaagcttgcaggtcgtatcggtccagaaacaccgcagacgacagtctattccacagtttggttgtacggggcagaaagtttctagagaaacgtactgttgtggactgccagccatctaagtgatggggatgTATTACTTTGACGTTAGTAAAGCTAGCCTTGCATACCCTGTGGTGACAAAATTGATAGCAAATAGTCAATCTCGAGAGGTGACCAcggactggaagacgtagtgtgatCAGGCTTccccattaggtggaccgatgatctggtgaagatcacggaatgtacctggatgcgggcagcgcaggaccggtctttgtggaaatccttggaggaggcctttgtccagcagtggacgtcatttggctgaaaggaatgaacgaacgattaaaacaaaacttttagTAACAATTCGTGCTCATTACATCAGCATTTTCCTCCGGCGATAATCGAACCGCAACTTCAGCTAGTCCTCTTAAGTAGTCCAATACACAAGCTGTCAAGCCTGTCGGCCGTTTATATGAAACTTACAACACCCAGTAACATTCAGTAGAAACTTTATCACAATACCTACTAATAATCGCGCACTCAAGGTAAATAGTTTTGACTAGTTCAACTAGTTCCGACTAGTTTCCTTTCATTTGCCAAGACCCGATTAGTTCATTTGCTATCAGTTCCAATGTCTTATCAAAGTTCGGGCTTGAAGAGCTTTTTCGACAGTTTGATTAGGAAGTGGGCGGCCAAATTAAGTTATGGATTGTCTACAAGATCTTTGACAAATCGACTTAGCGTGTAAACTTGCTATCAAAGAAGTTTTGCAGACAGAAACACACACAGTacaatttataaataactagatattgcccgcgtgaaattttgtctttGAAAGAAAAACGTTATCGCGCACGTCTCTTTTTAAAAAACCTGGataaacactattttatgtATCCGTTCCCGGAACTCAAACTATTTCAACaccaatttcataaaaaaatgattcggtggtttaggcgtgaaagcatatcagacagacagagttctttcgcatttataatattagtagggatgaCAGACAAATCAAGCGACACAAATCTCCGTAGGTTTTTGATACTCTGTTATAATAATCAGGTAAATCAATTCTTCTTCTTTAgcaacaaaaatcattttcctAACCAACGCATTTTCGTTACCTAATTGTTCATCAACAACGCAACAAATATTAAGATCAATATCAACTTTCATAAACTTATTTCCAGATAAAAAGCGGCCCTGAAACCTACATCAACAGCGTCATAATTGGTTTGGTCTGCTTTCTCCCGTACTGCATCAACGGGGTGCTGGTGAAACGGCTTGGGAAAAAGCCCCTCTCCTTAGGCGGGGGTGTGATAGCCATCGGAGGAATCCTCGCCCTCCGATGGGCCAGTTCGAAGACGGCTGTGGTGTCACTCTTCTCAATAAATGCTGCTGTTCTGCAGTCTATGACTACCAACAACTTTGTTTTCACGATGGAAATCTTCCCGACTTCTATAAGGTGAGCCAAAGTTAATCTTATGCATCAGTATAGCTACAAGCttggaggcctgtgttcagcagtggacgttctgagCTGTTCCTCTAAGCGCAACCATTTTGAAGCGCACCTAAACGTTTTCTCGTAGCGCATCTATGTTTACGAAGTATGTTGTAAGATGAATAAAAAGTATCAGGGAAAAATAAGATAGTGCGTTTGAATAGGTACGCCTCAAAATTGGTGCACTTCGAGGAATACCTcaacgttctgtggctgaaatgatgatgataatgactggCGAAGTTTGCCTCCAATATGTAGAGGTAACGTTGCTCAATGGCGTCGATGATTGCCAATTCGAGATTCCAGGAATGTTTGTTAGGTCCTCCTCTGCACATGAGaacattacctacctatatttatattttttctagaTACTTATGTAGATTTTGTTGTCATTCAAAAAGACTGCCTGTGTTTTTGAAAAACTGTTTTAGTCTTTCTGTTTAAAAATAGTAAGATAAAGCATCGttaaaaaaacaacacaaacACTCAACTCTTGCAGAAATTCTTTCCATTTTCTTATAAATTATCCAGTCTGcattttatgaatatttaaacTAAGTCGCCAGCAATACAACGAAGGCCAAGATGAATGGCTGAGCATATTTTTAGATCTTTTGTGACTCCACTATGCAACAAAAGACCTTTCTATTGGCTCTTTGTCTTGAGATACAGGTGGCTATACTGTGTATTTAGAGTTTTAATCAGTCCTCAGATCCTATTGTTTTTGATTCTCATTTAAGAAACAACGTTGTTTTGTTGAGTTTTCATCAAGTCATGTTGTATTGTTTCATGTTAGAGGTAATTAAGTACATTCGTTGGTATTTTTTTGAACTTTAATTGATATTGATTACGGCTTTATTTTCGGATCAATGAAAGCACCTCCTATTAGTTATTTCGATACTATTAAGCCAAACATCCACCGCCGGCTAAACTAAGTTAGTCTAGCTTAGCTCGCATAGTTGAGCCAGTTTTTCATACATGTGCGTCCACCGCAAACTATGCCAGCTAAGCTACGTGAAATGCCCCAGCTAAGTGGAACTAACTTAGCTCGGTTAACTCGACGTTCTAGCACAAACTGACCATCACAAACGTAGTTTTAGCTTATTTATTGATGGACGGTCAACGTAGTTCTAGTATAGCTTAGCTTAGTTCACTGAGTTTAGTTTTCATTTTTAGTTTAGCCGGCGGTGGACGTTCGGCTAACTTTTTctattaattaacgaataatagGTGTGTATTGATTTTCTTTTGAttaacaattatatttttataagtattctTAGCTCCTCCttcttattaaaaattaaaatggtcgctaaatttattattttattgcttgaggcctttcagcagtggacgtcattcggccaATCACAAAATCCTTGGGTGGGAGACAAAATGTTCCACAGTC comes from the Ostrinia nubilalis chromosome 17, ilOstNubi1.1, whole genome shotgun sequence genome and includes:
- the LOC135079753 gene encoding synaptic vesicle glycoprotein 2B-like — encoded protein: MCDASSIEFTAKCAPETKQLRPVEELDQALKECKFGRFHLRLLLTSLVRNIAGNLVHTSTPFLLTSAECDLKMDLVDKGLLNAMPYVGMAISAVGAGFLTDTFGRKKFILCGYFGIFVMMSIAGCSQTYSMLVIAKFFEGFLFGIAHTASVTLMSEFCHQGIRDQIMLCQFSFVSLAQVSIALMSWGVLTQEWRYTIFNGYLAFNTWNFYLIIMAQWSFLAWLLQLFIPESPKYLLTQHKYEEAREILITIYKENTGKSAETFQYVNLWKNMKRTEDEPKQPVSGFSHHLVMGLRNVKLKFTKPLALRLTQLCMANVMILSLYNVLRLWFPQISTIVEHYSDKGADLCVMLDSYTEDLKTRATNTTGSDVCIPIKSGPETYINSVIIGLVCFLPYCINGVLVKRLGKKPLSLGGGVIAIGGILALRWASSKTAVVSLFSINAAVLQSMTTNNFVFTMEIFPTSIRAFATSIVMTMGRFGTLIGNVSFPVLLNMGCSVPFFTMTGLMVCVVIISCFLPGKKKQCMQ